The genomic DNA CGGCCTTGGGGGCGGCGTCCTGGTCGCGGTTCTCGGCGACGTCGGTGACGCCGAGGCCGGCCAGCAGCGCGGTGTCCTCGGCCGGGTAGGTCTTGGTGACCACGACCAGGGTCACGTCCTCCCGCTTCCGCCCGGCGGCGGCGCAGGCGTCGGCGATCCGGCGCTCGACCACCTCCAGGTTGGTGCCGAGCTGTTCGTACCGGGAGCGCTGCCGGTCCGTCAGGGCGGCCAGCCAGTCGGGGCCGCCCGGGAACGGACCGTAGATGTCGTTCGTCATGAGTTATCGGAGCCCAACCAGACGTAGCTCGCGAGCCGCCCGGTCCGCTGCTCGCGGCGATAGGAGAAGTGGTCGGTCGACTCAAGGGTGCAGACAGATGATCGCACCAGCTCGGTGACGCCCGCTTCGGCGAGCTGCGCGGCGACGCCGGCGGCCACGTCCAGTGCGGGGGTGCCCCACGAGGTCTCGGCGTACGCGGCCGGGACGACGGCGGCGACCTCGGCGCGCAGTTCGGCCGGCACCTCGTAGCAGCGGCCGCAGACGGCGGGACCGGTGGCGGCGGTGATCCGGCCCGGCTCGGCGCCGAGCCCGACCATCGCCCGGACCACGGCCGGGACGACCCCGGCGGCGAGGCCGGGCCTGCCGGCGTGCGCGGCGCCGACGACGCCGGCGACCGGGTCGGCCAGCAGCACCGGGGTGCAGTCGGCGGTCAGCACGGCCAGCGCCAGCGGGCGGTCGGTGACCGCGGCGTCCACGGTCGGCGCCTCGCCGTCGGGCTGCCGCGCCGTCACCACCGCGACGTCCGCGCCGTGCACCTGGTTCATCCAGACCACGTCGGCCGGGTCGAGCCCGAGCGAGCGGGCGGCGCGGGCCCGGTTCTCCCGGACGTGCGCCGGGTCGTCGCCGACGGCGCCGCCGAGGTTGAGTTCCCCGTACGGCACGGTGCTCACCCCGCCCCACCGGTCGGTGAAGGCGAAGTGAGCACCGTGGGAAGAAAAGCGATCAGTCACTTCAGGCTGTGCTTACTTCAAGAAATCCGGGACGTCGAGCTCCTCGGCGGGGCTCTCCACGAACGGCTGGCGCACCGGCTGCACCTGCGGCGGCACCGGCGGCGCGGTGGTGGCGACCGGGGCCGGGGCGTCGGAGGCGCGGGCCGGCTCCTCCGAGCGGGAGGTCACCGAGCCGATCGAGCCGTACGAGGGCCGGGCGGCCGGGCGCTCCGGGGTGGTGGCGGCCGGGGTGCTGCTGGCCTTCACCACCGGCTCGCGGACGATGGCCGGCGGCTGCCCGCCGTCGAAGCCGGCCGCGATCACGGTGACCCGGACCTCGTCGCCGAGGGCGTCGTCGATGACCGCGCCGAAGATGATGTTCGCCTCGGGGTGGGCCGCCTCGGAGACCAGCTGGGCCGCCTCGTTGATCTCGAACAGGCCGAGGTCCGAGCCGCCGGAGATGGAGAGCAGCACGCCGCGGGCGCCGTCGATGGACGCCTCCAGCAGCGGGGAGGAGATCGCCATCACGGCCGCGGCCTTGGCGCGGTCCTCGCCGCGCGCGGAGCCGATGCCCATCAGCGCGGAACCGGCGTCCGACATGACCGACTTCACGTCGGCGAAGTCCAGGTTGATCAGGCCGGGGGTGGTGATCAGGTCGGTGATGCCCTGGACACCGGAGAGCAGCACCTGGTCGGCGGAGCGGAACGCGTCCAGCACCGAGACCTGGCGGTCCGAGATGGAGAGCAGCCGGTCGTTGGGGATCACGATCAGGGTGTCGACCTGCTCGCGCAGCGCGGCGATGCCGTCCTCGGCCTGGTTGGCGCGGCGGCGGCCCTCGAAGGTGAACGGGCGGGTGACCACGCCGATGGTCAGCGCGCCGAGCGAACGGGCGATGTTGGCCACGACGGGCGCGCCGCCGGTGCCGGTGCCGCCGCCCTCGCCGGCGGTGACGAAGACCATGTCGGCCCCCTTGAGGACCTCCTCGATCTCCTCGCGGTGGTCCTCGGCGGCCTTCCGGCCGACCTCGGGGTTGGCTCCGGCGCCGAGGCCGCGGGTGAGCTCACGGCCGACGTCCAGCTTCACGTCGGCGTCGCTCATCAGGAGGGCCTGCGCATCGGTGTTGATCGCGATGAACTCGACGCCCTTGAGCCCGACCTCGATCATCCGGTTGATGGCGTTGACACCACCGCCGCCGATGCCGACGACCTTGATGACCGCGAGGTAGTTCTGGGGTGCTGCCACGTCGAAGGCCTCTCGCCTCGGATTTCCGGAAAACCCGAACCCTAAACTTGACCTTTAGGGTTTGGGCTGTACGTGTGTCACTTCACTGTCGGACACAGCCTGGTGACACAGGACAGTAGGTCGCAAACGGCGCGCGTTCAATGAACAACGCCGAGCTTCCCTTTTTCTTTTGAGCCTATGTGATCATCGCCCCCGCGGGAAAACCGGGGTGACGACCACACAGAACTTACCGGATCATCCCGACACAGCCGGTGCATCCGGCGCACTCACGTCATAATTGGCGGCCTTCCGCCCCAACAGGGCGGTCAGCACCACCGCCTTGCGCCCGGTCCGGTCGGCACTCCCCCAGCGCACCGTCGCGCCGTTCGCCAGCTGCAGCCGGATGTCGTCGTACGACAGGACCTTGAGCGATCCCGCCTGCTTGGCGACCTCCGGCGGGAGGCCCGCCGCCACCGTGATCGCCGCCCGCACCAGGACCGGCCGGTCGATCACCGCCAGCGCGTCGTTCGCAGGCTGACCGAGCTGCAGTTCCACCACCGGAACCCCCTGCGGCGGCTCCGCCTCATTGGCGAACTCCACCCCGCCGGCGTCGACCTGGACGAATTTCCCGTCGGCGCCGCGGATCGCCGCGACCGGCTTGCGCTCGACCACCTTCACCCGCAGGGTGTGCGGCCAGCCGCGCCACACCTCCACCTCGGCGACCCGGGGGACGGCGGCGATCCGCTTCTCGGCCTCCTCCAGGTCGACCCGGGCGAGCGGCCCCTCGCGCAGGCCGCCGAGTGCGGCGCTCACCTCGTCCTTCCCGAGCCGCCCGCTGTCCAGGCCCTGGACGGCGACGCCGCGGACGTCGAGCGCCGAGGAGAAGAAGACCAGCCAGCCGAGCACGCCGACCACCAGCGCGGCGAACCCGCCGAGCACCAGCACCCCGCGCCGGGAGAGGCGGAGCCGGGGGGCCTCCCCGTACTCCTCCTCCAGCCGGTCCTCCGGCATCCGGGCCTCAGTCACGCCGGCGGCCGCCCCGGGACTGCTCCACGGCCTGGTACACCATCCGCACCAGCAGGTCGTCGGCGTCCCGGCGGCCGAACTCGGCGGCCGCGCGGGACATCTCCCACAGCCGGGCCGGGTCGGTCAGCACCGGGAGGACGTTCTTCAGCACCCAGTCCGGGGTCAGCTCGGCATCGTCCACCAGCAGGCCGCCGCCCGCCTTCACCATCGGCTGGGCGTTCAGCCGCTGCTCGCCGTTGCCGATCGGCAGCGGCACGAACGCGGCCGGCAGGCCGACCGCCGCCAGCTCGGCGACGGTCATCGCGCCGGCCCGGCAGAGCATCATGTCGGCGGCGGCGTACGCCAGGTCCATCCGGTCCAGGTACGGCAGCGCGCGGTACGGCGGCATCCCCGGGATGTCGTCGATCTGCGGCAGCTCGTTCTTCGGGCCGACCGCGTGCAGGATCTGCACGCCGTACTGCTGCAGCCGCGGCGCGATCGCCTGCACGGTCTCGTTCAGCCGCCGGGCGCCCTGCGAGCCACCGGACACCAGCAGGGTGGGCAGCCGCTGGTCGAGGCCGAAGTAGTGCCGGGCCTCCGGGCGGACGCCGCCGCGGTCCAGGGTCGCGATGGTGCGCCGCAGCGGGATGCCGATGTACTGCGAGTCGCGCAGCTTGGAGTCGGGCGTGGAGACCGCGACGAAGTCGGTGTAGCGGGCGCCGATCTTGTTGGCCAGGCCCGGGCGGGCGTTCGCCTCGTGCACCACGATCGGGACGCCGGCCCGCTTGGCCGCCAGGTAGGCCGGCATCGCCACGTAGCCGCCGAAGCCGACCACCACGTCGGCCTTGACCCGCTCGATGATGTCCTGCGCCGCGCGGACCGTGCCGCGCAGCCGGCCCGGAACGGTGATCAGCTCGGGGGTCGGCTTGCGGGGCAGCGGAACGGCCGGGATCAGGGCCAGTTCGTAGCCGCGCTCGGGCACCAGCCGGGTCTCCAGGCCGCGCTCGGTACCGAGGGCGGTGATCCCGCAGGTCGGATCGTGCCTGCGGAGCGCGTCCGCGAGGGCCATGGCCGGCTCGATGTGACCGGCGGTCCCGCCGCCGGCGAGTACGACATGCACCGAATTCACCGCTCCCTGCGCGTCGGCCGGGCGGCCTTGCGCACTGTGGTTTTACGTCGTGGCAGCACCCGGGCCAGGACGGGCCTGAGCCGGGAGGTCGAGCTCCGGGCAGCGAGCGCTGCCTTGGCCCCCGGGGAACTGCGCGCGAAGCAGAGCAGCACACCGACGGCGCACATGGCCGACAGCATGGCGGACCCGCCGTAGGAGAACAGCGGCAGGGGCACCCCCGCGATGGGGAGGAGCCCGAGCGCCGACCCCAGGTTGACCACGGCCTGGGCCATGATCCACGCGGTGGCGGCGCCCGCTGCGTACCTGACGAAGGGGTCCTTCGTACCGAGGGCCACACGGATACCCGCGTAGCCTAGTGCCGCGAAGAGGCCGAGCACCGACAGCGTCCCCACCAGACCGAGTTCCTCGCCCGTCGCGGCGAAGATGAAGTCGGTGTGCGCCTCCGGCAGCTGGCCCCACTTCTCCACCCCGGCGCCCAGGCCGGAGCCGAACGGGCCGCCCGCGGCGAAGGCGTACAGGCCGTGCAGCGCCTGGAAGCAGTTCAGGTTCGGATCGGGTTTGGTGACGCCGACGCAGCCCAGCCGGTCGAGCCGGTGCGGCACGGTGATGATCAGCGCGGTGCACGCCACCACCGCGATGCCCAGCGTCGCGCCGAACAGCCGCAGCGGTGCGCCGACCATCCAGAGCAGGGCGAACAGCATCGCGATCAGCACCATGGTGGTGCCCATGTCGCCGCCGACCATGATCAGCATCATCAGCACCACCGTGCCCGGCACCAGCGGCACCAGCAGGTGCTTCCACTGGTCGAGCATGTGGTTCTTCTGCTTGCGGGCCAGCAGGTCGGCGCCCCACAGCAGCAGCGCGAGCTTGGCGAACTCGGACGGCTGCAGTTGGAAGAAGCCCAGGCTCAGCCAGTTCCGGTTGCCGTTGACCTTGTGCCCGATCCCCGGGATCGCCACCAGCACCAGCGCCGCCACCACGCCGAAGAGCAGCGGGTAGACGGCGGTGCGCAGCACTCTCACCGGCATCCGGGCCAGCACCACGGCGATCGCCGCGCCGAGCAGGAACGCCACCAGCTGCTTGCGGAAGAAGAACGTGATCGACAGCCCGAAGTCGTTCACCACGCTCTGCGAGGCCGAGAACACCATCACCAGGCCCAGCACCACCAGCAGCAGGGTGGAGCCGAGGATCAGGTAGTACGGGGTCAGCGGCCGGTCCAGCAGGAAGCCGACCCGCTCCCGGAACGCCCGGACCCGCGCGACCGGCCCCGCCGACTTGAACGTGGTCGTGGTCGCGGAGATCAGCCGCAACTTCTCCCCCGGCGGAGCCGGCACCTTTCCTCCCTGAACGTCAACCACCAGGGGCGCGAGGAACTGCGCGGTGGTGCGCCTACTTCAGCTCGTTCACCGCGGCGGCGAAGAGGTCTCCGCGCTCGCCGTAGTTGGTGAACATGTCCATCGACGCGCAGGCCGGTGCCAGCAGCACCGTGTCGCCGGGCTCCGCCAGCGCGGCGGCCTCGCGGACCACCTCGGCCATCGCCACCGCGCCAGTCTGGCCGGTGGCGGCCTCGACCACCGGCACATCCGGCGCGTGTCGTGCCAGCGCGTCCTTGATCAGCTCCCGGTCCTGCCCGATCAGCACGGCGGCGCGCAACCGCCCGGCCGCCCCGGCGACCAGCTCGTCGAAGGTCGCGCCCTTCGCCAGCCCGCCCGCGATCCACACCACCGGTTCGTACGCGGCCAGCGAGGCGGCCGCGGCGTGCGTGTTGGTGGCCTTGGAGTCGTCGATCCAGGTGACGCCGTCGACGACGGCGACCTCGGCGATCCGGTGGGCGTCCGGCCGGAAGGCCCGCAGACCGTCCCGGACGGCCTTGGCGTCGACGCCGTACGCCCGGGCGAGGGCGGCCGCGGCCAGCGCGTTGGCGATGTTGTGCGGGGCGGGCGGGTCGACGTCGGCGACCGCGCCGATCTCGGCGGCGTTCTTGGCCCGGTCGGCGACGAACGCCCGGTCGACCAGGATCCCGTCGACCACGCCGAGGTTGGAGACGCTGGGCGCGCCGAGCCCGAAGCCGATCGCCCGGCAGCCCTCCTCGACGTCCGCGCCGCGGACCAGTTCCTCGGTCATCGGGTCGGCGAGGTTGTAGACGCAGGCGACCTGGTTGCCCTGGAAGATCCGGCCCTTGTCGGCGGCGTACGCCTCCATCGAGCCGTGCCAGTCCAGGTGGTCGGGCGCCAGGTTGAGGACCGCGCCGGAGTGCGGCCGCAGCGAGGGCGCCCAGTGCAGCTGGTAGCTGGAGAGCTCCACCGCGAGGACGTCGTACGGCTCCTCGGCGAGCACCGCGTCGAGCACGGAGACGCCGACGTTGCCGACGGCGGCGGTGCGCTTGCCCGCCGCGGTGAGGATCGACGCCAGCATCCGCACGGTGGTGGTCTTGCCGTTGGTGCCGGTCACCGCCAGCCAGGGCGCCGGTTCGCCGGTGGCGGCGAGCGGCCGGCGCAGCCGCCAGGCGAGCTCGACGTCGCCCCAGATCGGCACGTCGGCGAGCGAGGCCTCGGTGAAGAGCGGGCTCTCGGGCGCCCAGCCGGGCGAGGTGACGACCAGTCGGGTGCCCTCGGGGAGGGTCTCGCCGTCGCCGAGCCGCACCCGCACCCCGACTGCCTCCAGTTCGGCGGCCTTGGCGCGCAGCCCGGGGCCGTCGCCGCCGTCGACCACGGTCACCTCGGCGCCGAGGTCGCGCAGCACGCGCGCGGCGCTGACGCCCGACAGGCCGAGGCCGGCCACCACGACCGGCAGGCCGGTCCAGTCGGGGTTCTCGGTCATCCGGTCACCCATCCCGCGTAGAAGAGTCCGAGTCCGACGGCGACGCACAGGCCCTGGATGATCCAGAAGCGGACCACGATCAGTACCTCGGTCCAGCCCTTGAGCTCGAAGTGGTGCTGCAGCGGCGCCATCTTGAAAACGCGCTTGCCGGTCATCCGGAACGATCCGACCTGGATGATCACCGAAAGGGTGATGATCACGTACAGGCCGCCGAGCAGGGCCAGCAGCAGCTCGGTCTGGGAGCAGATGGCGAGACCGGCCAGGGCGCCGCCGAGGGCGAGCGAACCGGTGTCACCCATGAAGATCTTGGCGGGCGAGGTGTTCCACCACAGGAAGCCGAAGCAGGAGCCCATCAGGGCGGCGGCCACCACGGCCAGGTCCAATGGGTCCCGGACGTCGTAGCAGCCGGCGGTGGCGCTGATGGTGTAGGCGCAGGACTGGCCGTACTCCCACACGCCGATGAAGGTGTAGGCGCCGAAGACCATCACCGAGGCGCCGGTGGCGAGGCCGTCCAGGCCGTCCGTGAGGTTCACGCCGTTCGACATCGCGGCGATCATGAAGTACGCGAAGAGGACGAACAGCACCGGCCCGATCGCCCACTTGAAGTCGCGGACGAAGGACAGGTGGTCGGAGGCCGGGGTGCGGCCCCGGCTGTCCTCGAACTGCAGGGCGAGCACCGCGAAGGCGAGCGCCACGAAGGACTGGCCGAACAGCTTGGCCTTGGCCCGCAGGCCGAGGGAGCGCCGCTTGACCACCTTGATGTAGTCGTCCAGGAAGCCGACCAGGCCCAGGCCCACCGTCAGGAAGAGCACGAGCAGGCCCGAGGCCGTGGGCGACTCGCCCGTTATCGCCTTGGTGGTGAAGTAGGCGATCAGCGTCGCCAGGATGAAGGCGATGCCGCCCATGGTGGGCGTGCCCTTCTTGCTGTGGTGCGCCTTGGGGCCGTCGTCCCGGATGTACTGGCCGTAGCCGTGCCGGGCGAGCAGCTTGATGAGCGCGGGGGTGCCCAGGAGGGAGAGCACCAGGCCGATCATGCCGGCGAACAGGATCTGCTTCACGAGGCAGCACCGTCCGCGAGCAGGGCCTCGG from Kitasatospora terrestris includes the following:
- the ftsW gene encoding putative lipid II flippase FtsW, producing the protein MPAPPGEKLRLISATTTTFKSAGPVARVRAFRERVGFLLDRPLTPYYLILGSTLLLVVLGLVMVFSASQSVVNDFGLSITFFFRKQLVAFLLGAAIAVVLARMPVRVLRTAVYPLLFGVVAALVLVAIPGIGHKVNGNRNWLSLGFFQLQPSEFAKLALLLWGADLLARKQKNHMLDQWKHLLVPLVPGTVVLMMLIMVGGDMGTTMVLIAMLFALLWMVGAPLRLFGATLGIAVVACTALIITVPHRLDRLGCVGVTKPDPNLNCFQALHGLYAFAAGGPFGSGLGAGVEKWGQLPEAHTDFIFAATGEELGLVGTLSVLGLFAALGYAGIRVALGTKDPFVRYAAGAATAWIMAQAVVNLGSALGLLPIAGVPLPLFSYGGSAMLSAMCAVGVLLCFARSSPGAKAALAARSSTSRLRPVLARVLPRRKTTVRKAARPTRRER
- the ftsZ gene encoding cell division protein FtsZ, translated to MAAPQNYLAVIKVVGIGGGGVNAINRMIEVGLKGVEFIAINTDAQALLMSDADVKLDVGRELTRGLGAGANPEVGRKAAEDHREEIEEVLKGADMVFVTAGEGGGTGTGGAPVVANIARSLGALTIGVVTRPFTFEGRRRANQAEDGIAALREQVDTLIVIPNDRLLSISDRQVSVLDAFRSADQVLLSGVQGITDLITTPGLINLDFADVKSVMSDAGSALMGIGSARGEDRAKAAAVMAISSPLLEASIDGARGVLLSISGGSDLGLFEINEAAQLVSEAAHPEANIIFGAVIDDALGDEVRVTVIAAGFDGGQPPAIVREPVVKASSTPAATTPERPAARPSYGSIGSVTSRSEEPARASDAPAPVATTAPPVPPQVQPVRQPFVESPAEELDVPDFLK
- the murD gene encoding UDP-N-acetylmuramoyl-L-alanine--D-glutamate ligase; the protein is MTENPDWTGLPVVVAGLGLSGVSAARVLRDLGAEVTVVDGGDGPGLRAKAAELEAVGVRVRLGDGETLPEGTRLVVTSPGWAPESPLFTEASLADVPIWGDVELAWRLRRPLAATGEPAPWLAVTGTNGKTTTVRMLASILTAAGKRTAAVGNVGVSVLDAVLAEEPYDVLAVELSSYQLHWAPSLRPHSGAVLNLAPDHLDWHGSMEAYAADKGRIFQGNQVACVYNLADPMTEELVRGADVEEGCRAIGFGLGAPSVSNLGVVDGILVDRAFVADRAKNAAEIGAVADVDPPAPHNIANALAAAALARAYGVDAKAVRDGLRAFRPDAHRIAEVAVVDGVTWIDDSKATNTHAAAASLAAYEPVVWIAGGLAKGATFDELVAGAAGRLRAAVLIGQDRELIKDALARHAPDVPVVEAATGQTGAVAMAEVVREAAALAEPGDTVLLAPACASMDMFTNYGERGDLFAAAVNELK
- a CDS encoding cell division protein FtsQ/DivIB — encoded protein: MTEARMPEDRLEEEYGEAPRLRLSRRGVLVLGGFAALVVGVLGWLVFFSSALDVRGVAVQGLDSGRLGKDEVSAALGGLREGPLARVDLEEAEKRIAAVPRVAEVEVWRGWPHTLRVKVVERKPVAAIRGADGKFVQVDAGGVEFANEAEPPQGVPVVELQLGQPANDALAVIDRPVLVRAAITVAAGLPPEVAKQAGSLKVLSYDDIRLQLANGATVRWGSADRTGRKAVVLTALLGRKAANYDVSAPDAPAVSG
- the mraY gene encoding phospho-N-acetylmuramoyl-pentapeptide-transferase, encoding MKQILFAGMIGLVLSLLGTPALIKLLARHGYGQYIRDDGPKAHHSKKGTPTMGGIAFILATLIAYFTTKAITGESPTASGLLVLFLTVGLGLVGFLDDYIKVVKRRSLGLRAKAKLFGQSFVALAFAVLALQFEDSRGRTPASDHLSFVRDFKWAIGPVLFVLFAYFMIAAMSNGVNLTDGLDGLATGASVMVFGAYTFIGVWEYGQSCAYTISATAGCYDVRDPLDLAVVAAALMGSCFGFLWWNTSPAKIFMGDTGSLALGGALAGLAICSQTELLLALLGGLYVIITLSVIIQVGSFRMTGKRVFKMAPLQHHFELKGWTEVLIVVRFWIIQGLCVAVGLGLFYAGWVTG
- the murG gene encoding undecaprenyldiphospho-muramoylpentapeptide beta-N-acetylglucosaminyltransferase, with amino-acid sequence MHVVLAGGGTAGHIEPAMALADALRRHDPTCGITALGTERGLETRLVPERGYELALIPAVPLPRKPTPELITVPGRLRGTVRAAQDIIERVKADVVVGFGGYVAMPAYLAAKRAGVPIVVHEANARPGLANKIGARYTDFVAVSTPDSKLRDSQYIGIPLRRTIATLDRGGVRPEARHYFGLDQRLPTLLVSGGSQGARRLNETVQAIAPRLQQYGVQILHAVGPKNELPQIDDIPGMPPYRALPYLDRMDLAYAAADMMLCRAGAMTVAELAAVGLPAAFVPLPIGNGEQRLNAQPMVKAGGGLLVDDAELTPDWVLKNVLPVLTDPARLWEMSRAAAEFGRRDADDLLVRMVYQAVEQSRGGRRRD
- the pgeF gene encoding peptidoglycan editing factor PgeF, whose translation is MTDRFSSHGAHFAFTDRWGGVSTVPYGELNLGGAVGDDPAHVRENRARAARSLGLDPADVVWMNQVHGADVAVVTARQPDGEAPTVDAAVTDRPLALAVLTADCTPVLLADPVAGVVGAAHAGRPGLAAGVVPAVVRAMVGLGAEPGRITAATGPAVCGRCYEVPAELRAEVAAVVPAAYAETSWGTPALDVAAGVAAQLAEAGVTELVRSSVCTLESTDHFSYRREQRTGRLASYVWLGSDNS